The DNA window GTGTTCAAGATTGGGCCGTCACATCAATTTTTGACGTACGGAGGCTGGGTGATCCGAGAACCAGCAAATGAAGCAGACAGCAACTGATCTGGTAAAGTGTTCAGAAACTGGACACTTTCTCGCAGACATGTCCAGATGGCTTGGCAAGAATGGTGATTGCTGCAAAAATGAACCGGCCACTTGCCGCGTCCTTATTTATTCGTAGTGAGAGTTAAGGCACTTACGCATAGTGGGTTGTGGATGCGACGACGCACTGATCGTTGTTTTTTGAAGGTCAATGGGGGGAGGTGGCACGTAATCTGCGATTGCATACCGTCACAAACGTGAGTCGGTTAGGATCGTTAGAGCAATATGAAGAAAGCCAGATGAAGGAGGTGAACGAGATGAAGAGAACTCTCCGAAAAATGTATCGCGGGCTGAAGTCGCGGAAGGGCCAAAGCTTGGTCGAATACGCGCTTATCTTGGCTCTCATCGCCGTCGTGGCGATTTTGGTGCTGAAGGGCCTCGGCAATAAGGTCAATAACACCTTGTCGTCAGTGAATGCGAACTTGCCGTAAGTAGGCAAAGTATCAAAACCATGTTCAGACGGGGATGAAGCAGGCCAAGGCCTCTTCATCCCCTACGACTTTACGGCCCGACTCTTCGGGTCTCAGTATGGATGCCGGGAAAGCCTCGGCATAGGCGCGCCCTGCGGTAGGGTGCTATTGGATGGAAGTGAACAAAGCGTGCCGGGAAGCGTGATGCAGGAAACAATCCAAAATCGCAAGTTGTTGAGTTGGCGTCTGTGCTCCCAATTTCTGCGCGGATCCCTTTTGTGATCTATCAGTACGCATTCATCCTTGTGGGTTGGGTTATCCTCCGGAGTGCGTTTGCGGTCCTTACCCAGGGAACCCACCGCATGCTGTGGGTCGCAGGCTCGCG is part of the Verrucomicrobiia bacterium genome and encodes:
- a CDS encoding Flp family type IVb pilin, whose translation is MKRTLRKMYRGLKSRKGQSLVEYALILALIAVVAILVLKGLGNKVNNTLSSVNANLP